The Gemmatimonadaceae bacterium genome contains a region encoding:
- a CDS encoding ADOP family duplicated permease, with translation MAEATWRRYLRFWRSNIDADLDDELRFHFEERIESLVATGLTEDDARRAADREFGDINAVREGLREIDRRVHAGRSRARRLEQWRQDFAYAVRGLRRTPGLAATIIVTLALGIGVNATLFSLLDRVFVQMPTGISHPEEVRRLYWQGGEGGGRSFPNAPFSIPVVKAMRDGLNGVAAITTYQQEGQRFGADPEPSTVVTMAGAQYFSVLGVHPAFGRFFSPDEDRIDVPSPVAVVSDAFWRRRFDGSPADAIGQKIVVNKHQLTVIGVAPRDFNGTDLDATDVWVPLGMLAELSPMGQQENGPPWYQLRWLYGFQVLARPSLTSGARLEAAASVAAQHGFADAREGRNARVHAGPLVAARGPGEPEQEASIAIRLGGVAVIVLLIACANVANLLLARSIQRRREIAIRSALGIGRAGIVKLFLAESILVAMTAGAAALLIAGWAGALLRRLLFPSIHWASGVLDWRVAAFTVLVTLVTGIAAGIGAALRASRTDITQTLKSGGREGSVRSSRLRTMLVVTQAALSTVLLVGAVLFVKSLYAVRALDLGYDVQRLVSVSVHFDGGDRKANDAAREAGILELAARLARVPGVERVALANMSPMYGFAFNTVFYASGDTLPKWSDGVPNVTAVSPEYFATVGLGLVRGRGLTASDVQNGGVAIVNRTLARSSWPHEDAIGQCLRIGEPSAPCVTVIGVVDDARRAGLLEQPVRQIYVSAPRTGDALPAYVIVRVAPEQAARVELVARNEVTRIFPGGEARVLRMANVLAPQYRPWELGATLFSIFGLLALIVAAVGIFSTLSHDVSQRRHEMGVRAALGASLGDIVRLVVGHGLRVTIVGVVSGVALAIAGGRLVASLLYGVAPRDPTVLVLVTLLVMVVAGVASALPAWRASRVDPLEALRAE, from the coding sequence ATGGCCGAAGCAACGTGGCGGCGATATCTCCGCTTCTGGCGTTCGAACATCGATGCAGATCTCGATGACGAGCTGCGCTTTCACTTCGAGGAGCGTATCGAGTCACTCGTCGCAACAGGTCTCACTGAGGACGATGCTCGGCGCGCCGCCGACCGTGAGTTCGGCGACATAAACGCCGTGCGGGAAGGACTCCGCGAAATTGACCGACGTGTGCACGCGGGACGGTCACGCGCACGCCGGCTCGAGCAGTGGCGACAGGACTTTGCGTACGCGGTGCGGGGCCTGCGTCGCACGCCCGGTCTCGCCGCGACCATCATCGTCACACTCGCGTTAGGCATCGGCGTCAACGCCACACTCTTCTCGCTTCTGGATCGGGTGTTCGTTCAGATGCCGACTGGCATCAGTCATCCGGAGGAGGTCAGGAGGCTGTACTGGCAGGGCGGCGAAGGAGGCGGCCGATCGTTTCCAAACGCGCCCTTTTCCATCCCGGTCGTGAAGGCAATGCGTGATGGTCTGAATGGTGTCGCCGCGATCACCACGTATCAGCAAGAAGGACAACGTTTCGGCGCTGACCCGGAGCCGTCGACAGTCGTGACGATGGCGGGTGCGCAGTACTTCTCCGTGTTAGGTGTCCATCCCGCCTTTGGGCGTTTCTTCTCTCCAGACGAGGACCGCATCGACGTACCGTCGCCAGTTGCGGTGGTGAGCGATGCGTTCTGGCGTCGCCGCTTCGACGGATCGCCAGCGGATGCGATTGGCCAGAAGATCGTCGTCAACAAGCATCAGCTCACGGTGATCGGCGTGGCGCCGCGCGATTTCAACGGCACGGACCTCGACGCGACTGACGTCTGGGTGCCGTTGGGCATGCTCGCCGAGCTGTCTCCAATGGGGCAGCAGGAGAACGGGCCGCCGTGGTACCAGTTGCGCTGGCTATACGGCTTTCAAGTTCTGGCACGCCCGTCGCTCACGAGCGGGGCGCGGCTCGAGGCGGCAGCAAGCGTGGCGGCGCAGCACGGATTTGCTGACGCTCGCGAAGGCCGCAACGCGCGCGTGCACGCGGGACCACTCGTTGCGGCGCGCGGTCCCGGTGAACCTGAGCAGGAAGCCTCCATTGCGATCAGGCTGGGTGGCGTTGCCGTGATCGTCCTGCTCATCGCCTGCGCGAACGTGGCTAACCTGTTGTTGGCCCGATCGATTCAACGGCGGCGGGAGATCGCCATTCGCTCCGCGTTAGGCATCGGGCGAGCCGGTATCGTGAAGTTGTTTCTCGCGGAGAGCATTCTGGTGGCGATGACCGCGGGTGCGGCGGCATTGCTCATTGCAGGGTGGGCCGGGGCATTGCTGCGTCGGCTCCTGTTCCCGTCGATCCACTGGGCATCCGGTGTTCTGGATTGGCGCGTCGCCGCGTTCACGGTGCTGGTCACTCTCGTCACCGGCATCGCCGCTGGGATCGGCGCGGCACTCCGCGCGAGCCGCACCGATATTACCCAAACACTCAAGTCCGGCGGGCGCGAAGGGAGTGTACGGAGCTCGCGGTTGCGCACGATGCTTGTCGTGACGCAGGCGGCTCTTTCTACAGTCCTGCTTGTCGGTGCCGTGTTGTTCGTGAAGAGCCTCTATGCCGTCCGTGCGCTCGATCTCGGATATGATGTGCAACGGCTCGTCTCGGTGTCGGTGCACTTCGATGGCGGTGATCGCAAAGCCAACGACGCTGCCCGCGAGGCGGGCATTCTGGAGTTGGCTGCCCGGCTCGCACGAGTCCCCGGAGTCGAGCGTGTCGCTCTTGCAAATATGTCACCGATGTACGGCTTTGCATTCAACACCGTTTTCTACGCGAGCGGTGACACGTTGCCCAAGTGGAGTGACGGCGTGCCAAACGTTACGGCCGTGTCACCGGAGTACTTCGCAACGGTTGGACTCGGTCTAGTCCGCGGGCGCGGCCTAACGGCGAGCGACGTTCAGAACGGCGGAGTCGCGATCGTCAACCGCACACTCGCGCGCTCGTCCTGGCCGCACGAGGACGCAATCGGCCAGTGCTTGCGTATTGGCGAACCGTCGGCACCTTGCGTCACCGTTATCGGCGTGGTGGACGACGCACGCCGTGCGGGGCTCCTCGAGCAGCCGGTGCGCCAGATCTACGTTTCGGCGCCTCGCACTGGCGACGCCTTGCCGGCTTACGTGATCGTCCGCGTTGCGCCCGAGCAGGCGGCGCGCGTGGAACTTGTCGCGCGGAATGAAGTCACGCGGATTTTCCCGGGTGGCGAAGCACGCGTGCTCCGAATGGCCAACGTCCTCGCGCCTCAGTATCGGCCGTGGGAGCTCGGCGCGACGTTGTTCAGCATCTTCGGGTTGCTGGCGCTCATCGTCGCGGCCGTCGGGATCTTTAGCACTCTTTCACATGACGTCAGTCAACGCCGGCACGAAATGGGTGTGCGCGCGGCTCTTGGAGCGAGTCTCGGCGACATCGTTCGCCTGGTCGTTGGGCACGGCCTTCGCGTGACCATCGTGGGTGTAGTCTCTGGAGTCGCCCTGGCGATTGCCGGGGGACGTCTCGTCGCGTCGCTCTTGTACGGTGTTGCGCCGCGCGACCCCACCGTGCTCGTTCTGGTAACGCTCTTGGTGATGGTCGTCGCGGGAGTGGCCAGCGCATTGCCGGCGTGGCGAGCGAGTCGTGTCGACCCGCTCGAGGCTCTGCGGGCGGAGTAA
- a CDS encoding PadR family transcriptional regulator, translating into MPSNALELLQGTLDVLVLRALAGKPQHGYAVARFIRDSSDGSLSVIDGALYTALHRMEERGWVESEWGLSEKGKRAKFYRLTAAGRRALRSEAANWQEYVAAVAKVLRAEPA; encoded by the coding sequence ATGCCGTCCAACGCACTGGAACTTCTGCAGGGTACCCTCGACGTCCTCGTACTCCGGGCGCTGGCTGGCAAACCACAGCATGGATACGCGGTCGCTCGATTCATCCGCGATTCATCCGACGGAAGCCTCAGCGTGATCGACGGTGCGCTGTACACGGCGTTGCATCGAATGGAAGAGCGTGGCTGGGTCGAGAGCGAGTGGGGACTCTCCGAGAAAGGCAAACGCGCGAAGTTCTATCGCCTAACGGCAGCTGGGCGCCGTGCATTGCGCAGCGAGGCGGCCAACTGGCAGGAATACGTAGCCGCCGTGGCGAAAGTCTTACGCGCAGAACCGGCTTGA
- a CDS encoding ABC transporter permease, with amino-acid sequence MADFRMPPLNGGERFYRALLHLYPARFRRAFKQDLIETFRDERRSAAQLGVSATAFWLAAVNDVITQGAAERMASVARLVRRGDHDEDTLMSALSGSLRLAELRVAFRRLRRAPSFALTTVVVLALGVGATTAVFSVVNGVLLRPLPYRQPDRLVEITHTVQVAGLTTVDQSDAGLLYYQRHATAFEGSAGWRDRDVNVSPPADDPGPASRVSAAMVTANLFDVFGIAPELGRDFHAGEDRINAPPVAMLSHRLWTRLFRGDPSVVGKRILIDGVSREIVGVMPRDFVFIHSAPEIWYPVPLDAATAAVTSFNYSSVARLRAGETPVTARADLVRILPHILEEFASGIPPAMWAAARVEPVVTPLRDYLVGDASRLLWILLGSVSLVLVIACANVASLFLVRGESRQHELAVRGALGSGTAGMMTQPLSESIVLAFAGGALGVLLAEIGVRFARVSGGELGLPRLEEVSVDARVLLFALGVSFFCAVVVSLVPVLRARRIPVAIVLREAGRGGMAGAARQRLRSALVVAQVALALILVAASGLLARSFARLRDVRPGFDPNGVIMARIVLPQASYKSYASVILFENQLLERLRALPGVRSASLSDLVPLTPDANTNVVSVEDHPVPLNAVPRVHTTLVIDGGYFRTMKIPLLAGRTFSQADPARPSSEAIVSHAFAERYWPNGSPLGKRLRPAISGAWLTIVGEVGDVHYDALDKPASEAAYYPLALPDSGMAGTPRYVALFVDARGHEATVASTVRTLVHSLDRSLPTYDEHPLTEIVAAATARARITLSLLALASALALLLGALGVYGVMAYTVSLRQREIGVRMALGAEPREVSGMISRQGLRLGLLGVGIGLAGALATTHLLRGLLYDVSPTDPLALGGTCLTLLAIAALASWIPARRAASIDPLEALRRD; translated from the coding sequence ATGGCCGACTTCAGGATGCCGCCCCTCAACGGCGGCGAGCGATTCTATCGCGCCCTGCTCCATCTCTATCCGGCGCGATTTCGACGCGCATTCAAGCAGGATCTGATCGAGACCTTTCGCGACGAACGTCGGAGCGCCGCGCAGTTGGGTGTGTCGGCAACGGCATTCTGGCTCGCGGCGGTCAACGACGTCATAACCCAAGGCGCGGCCGAGCGTATGGCGAGCGTTGCTCGCCTGGTACGCCGCGGTGATCATGATGAGGATACTCTAATGTCCGCACTCTCCGGATCGCTGCGGCTTGCCGAGCTCCGTGTCGCGTTTCGCCGGCTGCGGCGTGCGCCGAGCTTCGCCCTCACAACGGTTGTCGTCCTGGCACTTGGCGTCGGTGCAACGACGGCGGTCTTCAGCGTCGTGAACGGGGTCCTGCTGCGGCCCCTGCCCTACCGCCAGCCGGATCGACTCGTCGAGATCACGCACACCGTTCAAGTGGCTGGATTGACAACCGTCGATCAGTCCGACGCCGGGCTGCTCTACTATCAGCGTCACGCAACCGCATTTGAAGGAAGCGCGGGATGGCGCGACCGCGACGTCAACGTCTCACCGCCGGCCGACGACCCGGGACCGGCGTCGCGCGTCTCGGCGGCGATGGTCACGGCCAACCTCTTCGACGTCTTCGGCATTGCGCCGGAGTTGGGCCGCGACTTTCACGCCGGCGAAGATCGGATCAATGCGCCGCCTGTGGCGATGCTCTCGCATCGACTGTGGACGCGGCTCTTCCGCGGTGATCCATCGGTAGTGGGAAAGCGCATTCTTATCGACGGCGTGTCGCGCGAGATCGTTGGCGTGATGCCGCGCGATTTTGTTTTCATCCATTCCGCACCGGAGATATGGTACCCCGTACCACTCGACGCGGCGACGGCGGCCGTGACGAGCTTCAATTACTCGAGTGTCGCAAGACTGCGCGCTGGCGAAACACCGGTCACAGCGCGCGCCGATCTCGTACGCATTCTGCCGCACATCCTCGAGGAGTTCGCCAGCGGCATTCCGCCGGCGATGTGGGCAGCTGCGCGCGTCGAACCCGTCGTCACGCCGCTGCGCGATTACCTCGTCGGTGATGCGTCGCGACTGCTCTGGATCCTCCTGGGAAGCGTTTCGCTCGTGTTGGTCATCGCCTGCGCCAACGTGGCGAGCCTCTTCCTGGTGCGTGGCGAGAGCCGGCAGCACGAGCTGGCCGTGCGCGGCGCGCTCGGTTCCGGCACCGCGGGTATGATGACTCAACCCTTGAGCGAGTCGATCGTCCTCGCCTTCGCCGGCGGCGCGTTAGGCGTTTTGTTGGCGGAGATCGGTGTCCGCTTTGCGAGAGTCTCGGGTGGCGAGCTGGGGTTGCCGCGTCTCGAGGAAGTGAGCGTCGACGCGCGCGTGTTGTTGTTCGCTCTTGGCGTGAGTTTCTTCTGCGCGGTCGTCGTGAGTCTCGTGCCCGTCCTTCGGGCGCGACGAATTCCCGTCGCGATCGTGTTGCGTGAAGCGGGACGCGGCGGCATGGCCGGTGCCGCGCGCCAACGCCTTCGCAGCGCACTCGTGGTCGCGCAGGTCGCGCTCGCACTGATCCTCGTCGCGGCGTCCGGTCTCCTCGCGCGAAGTTTTGCGCGGCTCCGCGACGTGCGCCCCGGCTTCGACCCCAATGGGGTGATCATGGCGCGGATCGTCCTTCCGCAGGCGAGCTACAAAAGCTATGCGTCGGTGATCCTGTTCGAGAACCAACTGCTCGAGCGCCTGCGCGCGCTGCCCGGCGTCCGTTCCGCCTCTCTCAGTGACCTCGTGCCATTGACGCCGGACGCGAACACGAATGTCGTGAGTGTCGAGGATCATCCTGTGCCCCTGAACGCGGTGCCACGAGTACACACGACGCTCGTGATCGACGGAGGCTACTTCAGGACGATGAAGATTCCGCTGCTTGCGGGGCGAACCTTCAGCCAGGCCGATCCGGCGCGCCCATCGAGTGAGGCGATCGTCAGCCACGCGTTCGCCGAGCGGTATTGGCCGAACGGCAGTCCGCTTGGCAAACGATTGCGGCCCGCGATCTCGGGCGCGTGGCTCACCATCGTCGGCGAAGTAGGCGATGTGCATTACGATGCGCTCGACAAGCCGGCTTCCGAGGCGGCGTACTATCCGCTCGCTTTGCCCGATTCAGGCATGGCCGGCACGCCGCGCTATGTCGCCCTCTTCGTGGATGCGCGAGGTCACGAGGCCACGGTCGCGTCTACGGTGAGGACGCTCGTCCATTCACTCGACCGGTCGCTCCCGACGTATGATGAGCATCCACTAACGGAGATCGTCGCGGCGGCGACGGCGCGTGCGCGTATTACACTCTCGTTACTGGCGCTCGCGAGTGCGCTCGCCTTGTTGCTCGGTGCTTTGGGCGTCTATGGCGTCATGGCTTACACGGTGAGTCTCCGTCAGCGTGAGATCGGCGTGCGGATGGCGCTCGGCGCCGAGCCACGCGAGGTGAGCGGGATGATCTCGAGACAGGGATTGCGCCTTGGGTTGTTGGGCGTAGGCATCGGGCTGGCCGGCGCGCTCGCGACCACGCACCTCCTGCGCGGGCTTCTCTATGACGTGAGTCCGACGGATCCGCTGGCGCTCGGTGGCACCTGCCTGACACTTCTGGCGATTGCGGCGCTCGCGAGCTGGATCCCGGCGCGGCGCGCCGCGTCGATCGATCCCCTGGAGGCACTTCGTCGCGACTAG
- a CDS encoding helix-turn-helix transcriptional regulator, with product MSLNSTSSPRSAEQFLPLKPDVFYVLFVLLHGERHGYAIMREAADRSSGRVELQAGALYRLLARLLEDGFVVESQRRPAADADDERRRYYRITSLGRRAIAAEADRMATLAAAAHAALRGGPALA from the coding sequence ATGTCCCTGAATAGCACCTCGTCGCCGCGGAGCGCCGAGCAGTTCCTCCCGCTCAAGCCCGATGTGTTCTACGTGCTGTTCGTCCTGTTGCACGGTGAGCGCCACGGCTACGCCATCATGCGCGAGGCCGCCGACCGCTCGAGCGGTCGCGTCGAGCTCCAGGCCGGCGCGCTCTATCGCCTCCTCGCGCGCCTGCTCGAAGATGGATTCGTCGTCGAATCGCAGCGGCGCCCCGCGGCCGACGCCGACGACGAACGGCGCCGCTATTATAGAATCACGTCACTCGGCCGTCGAGCGATCGCGGCAGAAGCCGACCGCATGGCGACGCTCGCCGCGGCCGCACACGCCGCGCTCCGCGGTGGTCCCGCGCTCGCCTGA
- a CDS encoding ABC transporter ATP-binding protein, with protein sequence MLRSITERKEWKFFSILPKADAPLATVWWTVLLVRGILPAVFAIVMGVLVSAVQGRAPLGAPLTIAGLVFVLLQILPPVHTAVGWNLGDRTAAWLYDRLTEACVRPPGIAHLEDPELTSDLTVARDFDLGMTGPPLSISMDFIASGMTEMIGGVASAVILFGFAWWAPPVLVGAWLATHWLLRESAVWHDRNTPEVRAAQRDAEYAYRLAVDPPASKELRLFGLAGWTLERFIARRTTLHRLQYEATRLRERSVVWSLLIVIAGNIAVFWALAHATAIGHLTTGALVVYAQCAVGVSLIAFGGFSWALDGASAPIAAVLRLETAMAPKGALGSGNGDARELPAREIRFRNVRFAYPGPEASGPILDGFDLTIPAGSSLAIVGQNGAGKTTIAKLLCRLYDPQAGMIEVDGVDIRELDLAGWRHMISAVFQDFIRFELPLRDNVAPNGAPDDRINEALASAGATPLARLDTVLSRGYAGGTDLSGGQWQRVALARALCAVAGGARVVLLDEPTAQLDVRGEAEIFERILAETAHCTTILISHRFSTVRLADRICVLEHGRVVELGSHDELMASGGRYRTMFELQAKRFGETLDEEGVTHDVLT encoded by the coding sequence ATGCTGCGATCGATCACTGAACGCAAAGAGTGGAAATTCTTCAGCATCCTGCCCAAGGCTGATGCTCCACTGGCGACGGTCTGGTGGACGGTGCTCCTGGTGCGCGGCATTCTGCCGGCGGTTTTCGCAATCGTTATGGGAGTGCTCGTCTCCGCCGTGCAGGGCAGGGCTCCGCTCGGCGCACCGCTGACAATCGCCGGGCTCGTATTCGTCCTGCTGCAAATTCTTCCCCCCGTCCATACGGCGGTTGGTTGGAATCTCGGCGATCGCACCGCTGCGTGGCTGTACGATCGGCTCACGGAAGCGTGTGTCCGCCCACCCGGCATCGCGCACCTGGAGGATCCGGAACTCACCAGCGATCTGACCGTGGCGCGCGACTTCGACCTCGGCATGACCGGGCCGCCGCTCAGCATCTCGATGGATTTCATCGCCAGCGGTATGACGGAGATGATCGGTGGTGTCGCATCAGCGGTCATTCTCTTTGGATTTGCCTGGTGGGCGCCTCCAGTGCTCGTCGGCGCGTGGCTCGCCACGCACTGGCTCCTGCGCGAGAGCGCGGTCTGGCACGACCGTAACACGCCCGAAGTGCGTGCCGCGCAGCGCGACGCGGAGTACGCCTACCGGCTCGCGGTCGATCCACCGGCGAGCAAGGAACTGCGGCTCTTCGGGCTCGCGGGTTGGACGCTCGAACGCTTCATTGCTCGCCGCACGACGCTCCACCGGTTGCAATACGAGGCGACGCGCCTCCGCGAACGGTCCGTTGTTTGGAGTCTGCTCATCGTCATCGCCGGCAACATAGCGGTGTTCTGGGCGCTGGCGCACGCGACGGCGATCGGCCACCTAACGACTGGTGCGCTCGTCGTCTACGCGCAATGCGCCGTGGGGGTCTCGCTCATCGCGTTTGGGGGGTTCAGTTGGGCGCTCGACGGCGCGTCGGCACCCATCGCCGCCGTGCTGCGTCTCGAGACGGCGATGGCGCCCAAAGGCGCGCTGGGCTCCGGCAACGGCGACGCACGCGAGCTGCCCGCGCGCGAGATCCGCTTCCGGAACGTGCGCTTTGCTTATCCCGGCCCGGAGGCGAGCGGACCGATCCTCGACGGCTTCGACCTGACGATTCCCGCTGGCTCGTCACTCGCCATCGTTGGTCAGAATGGCGCGGGCAAGACGACCATCGCGAAGTTGCTCTGTCGCTTGTATGACCCGCAGGCCGGGATGATCGAAGTCGACGGCGTCGACATTCGCGAGCTGGATCTCGCGGGCTGGCGTCACATGATCTCGGCGGTGTTTCAAGACTTCATACGCTTCGAGCTGCCGCTGCGCGACAACGTGGCGCCGAACGGCGCGCCGGATGACAGAATCAACGAGGCGTTGGCGTCCGCGGGCGCGACGCCGCTCGCGCGTCTCGACACGGTCCTGTCGCGAGGATACGCGGGCGGCACCGATTTGTCCGGCGGACAATGGCAACGCGTCGCGCTCGCGCGCGCCTTATGTGCCGTGGCCGGCGGCGCGCGGGTCGTCCTTCTCGACGAACCGACGGCACAGCTCGACGTCCGCGGCGAAGCCGAGATCTTCGAGCGCATCCTCGCCGAGACGGCGCACTGTACGACAATTCTCATCTCGCACCGCTTCTCGACGGTGCGCCTCGCGGACCGCATCTGCGTCCTCGAGCACGGCCGGGTCGTCGAGCTTGGATCACACGACGAGCTCATGGCGAGCGGCGGACGCTATCGCACGATGTTCGAATTGCAGGCCAAACGTTTCGGCGAGACACTGGACGAGGAGGGCGTGACGCATGACGTCCTCACCTAA
- a CDS encoding ABC transporter ATP-binding protein, whose product MTSSPKQDDLPPTLSSIWRLCRLGLRFEPGLMTTAFVLALVSSIPDALLALWFKLMADAVVAGNTFKLGLTAIALGVSAAGTWFLRTVSARVQRRFRDKVTIALESHVARLQASIASIAHQEIPEYLDRIAMLRDQVFVLDHMYLALFSTAGWILQLAVTIALLMSVHPALALVGVFALPTVFTSMWRPGVERAAQERAAPFNRLARHLFTIATTASPAKEIRLTGIGPRIVRERRASWESGHRPIAAVRWSSMTWHAFAWAIFGAAYVASIVFVSAVLHATAGSVLLVLAAGARLSAYVGATVGELGFLRGFWAYGARRLAWLEDYAASVASATDLTAPSRLEHGIRFEHVSFAYPGTTRLVLDDITMELPAGAVVAVVGENGAGKSTLVKLLAKMYEPTSGRILVDDTPLSRITADSWRTKMAGAFQDFFRFELRARQSVGLGDVPRVDESPAVAIAVTRAGADDVIARFHAGLDTQLGPTWPGGVDVSFGQWQKLALARGFMRDKPLVLVLDEPTAALDSETEHALFERYAAAARSTDGCITILVSHRFSTVGMADLIVVLQGARLAEIGSHEELMARGGPYAELYGIQAAAYR is encoded by the coding sequence ATGACGTCCTCACCTAAGCAAGACGATCTGCCGCCGACGCTGTCCTCGATCTGGCGGTTATGCCGTCTGGGACTGCGCTTCGAGCCAGGCTTGATGACGACGGCATTCGTGCTGGCGCTTGTCTCCTCGATACCTGACGCGCTCCTTGCCCTGTGGTTCAAGCTGATGGCGGACGCCGTCGTTGCCGGCAACACGTTCAAACTCGGCCTAACGGCGATCGCTCTGGGTGTCTCTGCCGCGGGCACGTGGTTTCTCCGCACCGTCAGCGCGCGTGTGCAGCGGCGCTTCCGCGACAAGGTGACGATCGCGCTCGAGTCACACGTGGCGCGACTGCAGGCGAGCATCGCGTCGATCGCGCATCAGGAAATTCCCGAGTACCTGGACCGTATCGCGATGCTGCGCGACCAGGTCTTCGTCCTCGACCACATGTATCTCGCGCTCTTCTCTACCGCGGGATGGATTCTGCAGTTGGCGGTCACGATCGCCCTCCTCATGTCGGTGCATCCCGCGCTCGCACTGGTCGGCGTATTCGCACTCCCGACAGTATTCACGTCGATGTGGCGTCCGGGCGTCGAGCGTGCGGCGCAGGAACGCGCCGCACCGTTCAATCGGCTCGCGCGCCACCTCTTCACGATCGCGACAACGGCGTCGCCAGCGAAGGAGATTCGCCTAACGGGGATCGGCCCTCGTATTGTGCGCGAGCGTCGGGCTTCGTGGGAGTCGGGTCACCGCCCGATCGCGGCCGTGCGCTGGTCGTCGATGACGTGGCACGCGTTTGCATGGGCAATCTTCGGCGCCGCATACGTCGCGTCGATCGTCTTCGTGTCTGCCGTGCTGCATGCAACCGCGGGCTCGGTGCTCCTCGTCCTCGCTGCCGGCGCGCGGCTCTCGGCGTACGTCGGCGCAACGGTCGGTGAACTGGGCTTCCTGCGGGGATTCTGGGCGTACGGCGCGCGACGCCTTGCCTGGCTCGAGGATTACGCTGCGTCGGTCGCGTCCGCGACGGACTTGACGGCGCCGTCGCGTCTCGAGCACGGCATTCGCTTCGAGCATGTGTCCTTTGCGTATCCGGGCACGACCCGGCTCGTACTCGACGACATCACGATGGAGCTGCCCGCCGGCGCCGTCGTCGCCGTCGTCGGCGAAAACGGAGCGGGGAAGAGCACGCTCGTGAAGCTGCTCGCCAAGATGTACGAGCCGACGTCGGGCCGGATCCTCGTCGACGACACGCCGCTGTCCCGTATCACGGCGGACTCATGGCGCACGAAGATGGCGGGCGCGTTTCAGGATTTCTTTCGCTTCGAGCTGCGCGCGCGTCAGAGCGTCGGTCTCGGCGATGTGCCGCGCGTCGACGAGAGTCCCGCGGTTGCAATCGCCGTGACACGCGCCGGCGCCGACGACGTGATCGCGCGGTTCCACGCGGGGCTCGACACCCAACTTGGCCCAACGTGGCCGGGCGGAGTCGACGTGAGCTTCGGGCAATGGCAGAAGCTGGCGCTCGCGCGCGGATTCATGCGCGACAAGCCACTTGTGCTCGTACTCGACGAACCGACGGCGGCGCTCGATTCCGAGACGGAGCATGCGCTCTTCGAGCGCTACGCCGCCGCGGCGCGCTCGACGGATGGATGCATAACGATTCTCGTCTCGCATCGTTTCTCCACCGTGGGCATGGCCGATCTGATCGTCGTTCTCCAGGGCGCGCGGCTCGCGGAGATCGGCTCGCATGAGGAGCTGATGGCGCGCGGCGGGCCGTATGCGGAGCTCTATGGCATTCAAGCGGCCGCCTACCGATGA
- a CDS encoding aminoglycoside phosphotransferase family protein, whose amino-acid sequence MFPIPQALNWMEASVDGRVWLRELPSRVTACVENWRLRLEAPYEHSYVSLVLRVSRPDGSPAVLKIQYPHRESDHEQDALRLWSGNGAVQLFDYDAEHHALLIERCEPGEHLSTVRADEALDVLSHLLPRLWIPAGAPFTSLSDEAETWIRSLPAEWGQAGRPFEVALLDDALDSLERLRGTQGEPVLLHQDLHADNILRAAREPWLAIDPKPLVGEREFSLAPIIRSYELGHSRALVVRRLDNLAAQLHLDRERARLWALAQTLAWSFGGESVTRHVETARWLWHA is encoded by the coding sequence ATGTTCCCGATTCCACAAGCACTCAATTGGATGGAAGCATCCGTCGACGGTCGCGTGTGGCTGAGAGAGCTGCCATCGCGCGTGACGGCGTGCGTCGAGAACTGGCGATTGCGATTGGAAGCGCCCTACGAGCATTCCTATGTCTCGCTCGTCCTTCGCGTTTCTCGTCCCGACGGATCGCCCGCGGTGTTGAAGATTCAATATCCACATCGTGAATCGGACCACGAGCAGGACGCGTTACGGCTGTGGAGCGGGAATGGCGCCGTTCAACTCTTCGATTACGACGCCGAGCACCATGCGCTTCTCATCGAGCGCTGCGAACCGGGTGAGCATCTCTCCACCGTGCGTGCCGACGAAGCGCTCGACGTGCTCTCGCATCTACTGCCAAGGCTCTGGATTCCTGCCGGCGCGCCGTTCACATCGCTGTCGGATGAGGCGGAGACGTGGATTCGCTCGCTGCCCGCGGAGTGGGGGCAAGCCGGCCGTCCATTCGAGGTGGCGTTGCTCGACGACGCGCTCGATTCCCTCGAGCGACTCCGTGGCACACAGGGCGAACCCGTCTTGCTGCATCAGGATCTGCACGCCGACAACATCCTGCGCGCTGCGCGCGAGCCATGGCTGGCGATCGACCCGAAGCCGCTCGTGGGAGAGCGCGAGTTCTCGCTCGCGCCGATCATTCGCAGTTATGAACTTGGTCACAGCCGAGCGTTGGTCGTCAGGCGATTGGACAACCTCGCGGCGCAGCTTCACCTCGATCGGGAGCGCGCTCGGCTCTGGGCACTGGCGCAAACGCTCGCATGGTCGTTCGGCGGCGAGTCCGTCACGCGACACGTCGAGACGGCCCGTTGGCTCTGGCATGCCTAA